In Tachysurus fulvidraco isolate hzauxx_2018 chromosome 11, HZAU_PFXX_2.0, whole genome shotgun sequence, one DNA window encodes the following:
- the lpar6a gene encoding lysophosphatidic acid receptor 6a, giving the protein MLAFFPVRMHNFTLQMDNTSFHFNDWNSSNSSEQSNEVCPKNDGFKYPLYSTVFSIVFVVGLIMNVIAMYIFSCTLKVRNETTTYMMNLVVSDLLFVLTLPLRVFYFIRQDWPFGGLLCKLSVSLFYTNMYGSILFLTCISVDRFLAIVYPLRSRELRTKRNAKIVCVAVWVLVLSGSLPTGFLLDSTPRQSNNSSAQFCFENFSSKQWKSHLSKVVIFIETVGFLIPLLLNVFCSAMVLQTLRRPKTVTRGGKLNKTKILRMIMVHLFIFCFCFIPYNVNLVFYSLVRTKILEGCAAETVVRTIYPIALCIAVTNCCFDPIVYYFTSETIQNSIRRKSQLDTNYSMKYSEALQSETSSGFNFSLRSLTNKMFFNPLQESIA; this is encoded by the coding sequence ATGCTAGCTTTCTTTCCTGTAAGGATGCACAACTTCACCTTACAGATGGACAATACAAGCTTCCACTTCAACGACTGGAACAGTTCTAACAGCTCAGAGCAGAGTAATGAAGTGTGCCCCAAGAATGACGGATTCAAGTATCCGCTCTACAGCACAGTGTTCAGCATTGTCTTTGTGGTGGGACTTATAATGAATGTAATAGCCATGTATATCTTTTCCTGCACGCTGAAAGTCCGTAATGAAACCACCACATACATGATGAACCTAGTTGTTTCAGATCTGCTGTTTGTTCTCACGCTACCATTGCGAGTCTTTTACTTCATCCGCCAAGACTGGCCATTTGGTGGTTTGCTGTGCAAGCTGTCAGTCTCCCTGTTTTACACAAACATGTATGGCAGCATCCTTTTCCTCACCTGCATCAGTGTGGACCGGTTCTTAGCCATTGTTTACCCTCTTCGTTCGCGGGAGCTTCGGACCAAGCGCAATGCTAAGATAGTATGTGTAGCAGTATGGGTGCTGGTGCTCTCAGGCAGTCTGCCAACAGGCTTCTTGCTGGACTCTACCCCCCGCCAAAGTAACAACTCCTCTGCCCAGTTCTGCTTTGAGAACTTCTCTTCCAAGCAGTGGAAGTCTCATCTATCCAAAGTGGTGATTTTCATAGAGACTGTAGGTTTCCTCATACCACTGCTCCTCAATGTTTTCTGTTCAGCAATGGTTCTTCAGACACTGAGGAGGCCAAAGACAGTCACTCGAGGTGGGAAACTTAACAAGACGAAGATCTTGCGTATGATAATGGTGCACCTTTTtatcttctgtttctgttttattccttataatGTCAACCTTGTGTTTTACTcactggtgcgcaccaaaatcTTGGAAGGCTGTGCAGCAGAGACTGTAGTCAGGACCATTTATCCAATTGCTTTGTGCATAGCTGTAACCAACTGTTGCTTTGACCCTATCGTGTACTATTTTACTTCAGAAACTATACAAAACTCCATAAGAAGGAAGTCACAGTTAGATACAAACTATAGCATGAAGTACTCTGAAGCATTGCAATCAGAGACAAGCTCAGGCTTTAATTTCAGCCTGAGGTCCCTTACAAACAAGATGTTCTTCAATCCACTGCAAGAGTCCATTGCGTGA